In the genome of Mytilus edulis chromosome 3, xbMytEdul2.2, whole genome shotgun sequence, one region contains:
- the LOC139515705 gene encoding lysoplasmalogenase TMEM86A-like isoform X2: protein MDMDMMKTKLLGYLPKPTLYPFYGTLLLYFVLYQPFIGYPPITFFAAFFKILPVLSLAYFVRSTVKGKLSALMDNDYKKFIFIGLLTSSLGDALLVARTSLFIPGMLVFGVAHLFYILAFEPSSGKSRLQNLYILGYLALAVTLQADIDSFIMFCLVMIYMTLILVMSWRATNTYERTKTFPALAACVGSMLFILSDFLIAVDKWKFSVPCTQFFVMITYYSAQFFLALSTDS, encoded by the exons ATG GACATGGATATGATGAAGACAAAGCTGTTAGGTTATCTTCCTAAACCAACACTCTATCCCTTCTATGGGACACTTCTTTTATACTTCGTGTTATACCAACCCTTTATAGGGTATCCCCCTATAACATTCTTCGCGGCATTCTTTAAAATTCTGCCAGTGTTGTCGTTGGCATATTTTGTGCGGTCCACCGTTAAAGGAAAATTGTCTGCACTTATGGACAATGACTATAAGAAATTCATTTTCATTGGATTACTAACATCAAGTCTTGGAGACGCATTATTAGTGGCTCGAACCTCTCTCTTTATTCCAGGTATGCTGGTCTTTGGTGTTGCGCATTTGTTCTATATCTTAGCCTTTGAACCGTCCAGTGGCAAAAGCAGATTACAGAATTTGTATATTCTGGGATATTTAGCTCTTGCAGTGACATTGCAAGCAGACATTGATagctttataatgttttgtcttgTGATGATATATATGACATTGATTCTTGTTATGTCTTGGAGAGCGACAAATACATATGAAAGAACAAAAACATTTCCAGCACTTGCTGCATGTGTTGGTAGCATGTTATTTATCCTCTCAGATTTCCTGATAGCAGTTGACAAATGGAAATTTTCCGTACCATGTACACAGTTTTTTGTGATGATAACTTATTATTCTGCACAATTCTTTCTTGCTTTGAGTACAGATAGttag
- the LOC139515705 gene encoding lysoplasmalogenase TMEM86A-like isoform X3, with amino-acid sequence MDMMKTKLLGYLPKPTLYPFYGTLLLYFVLYQPFIGYPPITFFAAFFKILPVLSLAYFVRSTVKGKLSALMDNDYKKFIFIGLLTSSLGDALLVARTSLFIPGMLVFGVAHLFYILAFEPSSGKSRLQNLYILGYLALAVTLQADIDSFIMFCLVMIYMTLILVMSWRATNTYERTKTFPALAACVGSMLFILSDFLIAVDKWKFSVPCTQFFVMITYYSAQFFLALSTDS; translated from the coding sequence ATGGATATGATGAAGACAAAGCTGTTAGGTTATCTTCCTAAACCAACACTCTATCCCTTCTATGGGACACTTCTTTTATACTTCGTGTTATACCAACCCTTTATAGGGTATCCCCCTATAACATTCTTCGCGGCATTCTTTAAAATTCTGCCAGTGTTGTCGTTGGCATATTTTGTGCGGTCCACCGTTAAAGGAAAATTGTCTGCACTTATGGACAATGACTATAAGAAATTCATTTTCATTGGATTACTAACATCAAGTCTTGGAGACGCATTATTAGTGGCTCGAACCTCTCTCTTTATTCCAGGTATGCTGGTCTTTGGTGTTGCGCATTTGTTCTATATCTTAGCCTTTGAACCGTCCAGTGGCAAAAGCAGATTACAGAATTTGTATATTCTGGGATATTTAGCTCTTGCAGTGACATTGCAAGCAGACATTGATagctttataatgttttgtcttgTGATGATATATATGACATTGATTCTTGTTATGTCTTGGAGAGCGACAAATACATATGAAAGAACAAAAACATTTCCAGCACTTGCTGCATGTGTTGGTAGCATGTTATTTATCCTCTCAGATTTCCTGATAGCAGTTGACAAATGGAAATTTTCCGTACCATGTACACAGTTTTTTGTGATGATAACTTATTATTCTGCACAATTCTTTCTTGCTTTGAGTACAGATAGttag
- the LOC139515706 gene encoding ADP-ribosylation factor-like protein 1 codes for MGLACTRPDINNAIDFPQKVLLLGKSGAGKTSLLYGWKLGCESVIKPIPTEDFNVEKIEYNGQIYIVWDLSGAPNYHPRWRQFYHGTNVLVIVVDSSDKDIMRSLREDVNSILQERDLDDIPCVLILNKSDIADEKPETMEKTIDFPSSPNLHVISCCAKDDKSCKAALEKISDVCRNSKRPEQ; via the exons ATGGGACTGGCATGCACAAGACCTGATATTAACAATGCCATAGACTTCCCACAAAAAGTATTGTTGCTCGGGAAAAGCGGTGCAG GTAAGACAAGCTTGCTGTATGGTTGGAAGCTGGGATGTGAATCTGTCATAAAACCAATACCTACAGAGGATTTTAATGTTGAAAAGATTGAATATAATGGACAAATCTATATAGTATGGGATCTGAGTGGTGCTCCCAATTACCATCCAAGATGGAGACAGTTTTACCATGGAACAAATG TGTTAGTTATAGTCGTAGACAGCAGTGATAAAGACATCATGAGATCATTGAGGGAAGATGTAAACTCCATTCTACAGGAGAGAGATTTAGATGACATTCCATGTGTACTAATACTCAACAAATCTGACATAGCTG ATGAGAAACCAGAGACAATGGAGAAGACTATAGACTTCCCAAGTTCACCAAATCTTCATGTGATCTCCTGTTGTGCCAAAGATGACAAAAGTTGTAAAGCTGCTTTAGAAAAAATATCTGATGTGTGTAGGAATTCAAAACGGCCAGAACAATAG